Proteins from a genomic interval of Nostoc sp. TCL240-02:
- a CDS encoding PAS domain S-box protein translates to MTQPIVALKKSALALAQGEWEKRIEIERSDELGDLAKSFNSMADQLQEKFSEMQDLNKALLQSETRLKQFLEAIPVSVSIDDSSGQLYYTNRASQQLVNVELLPSIEYGKIAEYYQIYLAGTDQLCPADELPIVYSLAGKTVHVDNLEFRHPNKTIPVEVLSTPIFDESGKVIYALTVCIDITERKKAEKILADYNSILEQQVTERTLELQREIAERKQAEIALLESETRFRLLAEATFEAIAITEQGILLDTNQTCAEMFGYEFSELLGMRVMNFTAPEYREQVMQKIRSGDEGIYETVCLRKDGSTFPAEIRARVMSYRGRTIRMAAIQDITSRKQAEEATVLAERNRLAQEIHDTLAQAFTVVIVHLDTASRKLTTDIEVAQKLIKAGRDLAHSGLTEARRSIKAMRSQLLEDGDIFNALNRFATQMFSPTNTHIVCQLIGEIYPLSPDVENNLLRIGQEALTNAFKYAQAGEIQIELAYQESQCSLRIKDDGRGFDIASVSVINNFGLLVMSERAERIGAKLTIQSSPGQGTEVIVLVNGRRHEEIARKQGEINDL, encoded by the coding sequence ATTACTCAACCAATTGTAGCTTTAAAAAAATCAGCTTTAGCGCTTGCTCAAGGAGAATGGGAAAAAAGAATAGAAATAGAGCGTTCCGATGAATTGGGGGACTTAGCCAAGTCATTTAATAGTATGGCAGATCAACTCCAAGAAAAATTTTCGGAAATGCAGGATTTAAACAAAGCTTTATTGCAAAGTGAAACCCGCCTGAAACAATTTCTTGAAGCTATACCTGTGAGTGTTTCGATAGATGATAGTAGTGGGCAACTCTACTATACTAATCGAGCTTCACAACAGTTAGTCAACGTAGAATTATTACCATCTATCGAATACGGAAAAATAGCAGAATATTATCAAATTTATCTAGCTGGAACTGACCAGTTATGCCCTGCTGATGAACTGCCAATTGTATATTCTTTAGCTGGTAAAACTGTCCATGTTGATAATCTTGAGTTTCGCCACCCAAATAAAACTATCCCTGTAGAAGTTTTAAGTACCCCAATTTTTGATGAATCAGGGAAAGTAATATATGCGCTCACCGTTTGTATTGATATTACCGAACGCAAAAAAGCAGAGAAGATTCTAGCTGATTATAATTCGATTTTAGAACAACAGGTTACTGAACGTACTCTAGAACTACAACGAGAAATAGCTGAACGCAAGCAGGCAGAAATAGCGCTTCTAGAAAGCGAGACGCGATTTCGGCTATTAGCAGAGGCAACATTTGAAGCGATCGCTATTACCGAGCAAGGCATACTTTTAGACACTAATCAAACCTGTGCTGAGATGTTTGGTTATGAATTTTCTGAGTTGCTTGGTATGCGTGTCATGAATTTTACTGCTCCTGAATACCGGGAACAGGTGATGCAGAAGATTCGCTCAGGAGATGAAGGAATTTATGAAACCGTTTGTCTGCGTAAGGATGGAAGCACATTTCCGGCTGAGATCAGAGCCAGAGTCATGTCATATCGTGGGCGTACCATCAGGATGGCTGCAATACAGGATATTACTAGTCGTAAACAGGCTGAAGAAGCAACCGTATTGGCAGAACGTAACCGCTTGGCACAGGAAATTCACGATACTTTAGCACAAGCCTTCACCGTTGTTATTGTCCACTTAGACACCGCCTCACGAAAACTGACAACAGATATAGAAGTAGCACAGAAATTAATCAAAGCAGGGCGAGACTTAGCTCATTCTGGGCTAACTGAAGCACGCCGTTCGATCAAAGCAATGCGATCGCAATTATTGGAGGACGGCGACATTTTTAATGCTCTTAATCGCTTCGCTACACAGATGTTTTCCCCTACCAATACACATATTGTCTGCCAATTAATAGGCGAGATATACCCCTTGTCTCCAGATGTTGAAAATAACCTACTCCGCATTGGACAAGAAGCATTAACCAATGCCTTCAAATATGCCCAAGCTGGAGAAATCCAAATTGAACTGGCATATCAAGAAAGCCAGTGCAGCTTGCGAATCAAAGATGATGGACGAGGGTTTGACATCGCCAGTGTATCTGTTATCAATAACTTTGGGCTTTTAGTCATGAGCGAACGGGCTGAACGCATCGGGGCAAAACTAACAATTCAGAGTTCGCCAGGACAGGGAACAGAAGTTATTGTATTGGTCAACGGGAGGAGACATGAAGAAATAGCACGCAAGCAGGGGGAGATTAATGATTTATAG